The following are from one region of the Quercus robur chromosome 1, dhQueRobu3.1, whole genome shotgun sequence genome:
- the LOC126727938 gene encoding receptor-like protein 53, producing the protein MWKMNQYLPLFLIASCLFFISHSQTISNTSSQHRCLPEQSSALLQLRKEFVEERTYPDDYYGVSYPKMKSWKADTDCCSSWDGVTCDAHNGHVIGLDLSNSWLCGPLNSNCSLFRLRHLQKLDLALNDFSSSTPIPSEFGQLVRLTHLNLSHSFLHGRIPSEISWLSNLVSLDLSSNYFEYSVGADFYVTYLNLRRNDLEALVQNMTYLRELHLDDVNISSSLPQSLANLSSLTSLSLPYCNLLGEFPSDIFLLPKIQAIDVSGNYNLTGFLPNFRSGSSLKKLRLSSMNFSGELLDAIGNLKSLNFLDLSQSYFSRELPNSIGNLEYLSHLDLSRTNFLGELPKSIGNLKSLSYLDLNRANFSGELPNSIGNLKSLSYLDLFGANFSGELPSSIGKLESLNALYLSGTIFSGKLPDSIGNLSSLNYLELGSSKFSGEIPPSIGNLSQLTYLSLDGSNFHGQLPSTLGNLAKLTFLDLSYSLFSGKVPSSLGNLTQLEKLLLSYNNFEGRFPVSLTNITKLTQIDISGNQLKGSIPSEISRLTNLSFLGLSQNSLTGAIPLVLYTMPSLSRLYLDQNQLTGPLQFQNISSSQLNTLLLSGNKLDGPVPRSIANFTKLQVLYLSSINLKDKVELNIFFQVKKLQSLDLSGNNLLVSKENINSTHHKFLDLYLSSCNLREFPDFLKAQNKLQNLDLSNNSIEGKIPKWFCNVGKGTLQNLNLSFNLLSGFEQPLKVLPWKFIYYLDLRSNMLQGSLPIPPLSTRVYFASNNNLTRKIPQMICMVNSLEVLDISNNQLIGQIPQCLSHFSNSLLVLNMRNNCFQGNLPKSFMKGCSLMTLDFSHNQIQGKIPQSLVQCQMLEVLNLGNNNINDAFPFWLQSLPELRILVLRANGFHGPIWTPHTRFGFSKLHVIDLSHNNFSGRLPLEYFKTWNAMLMVPAKDNSQPEYMGSQIDYYKDSITVVNKGIEIFLVKILTIFMAIDLSNNRFYGEIPNSVGNLKGLIVLNLSSNSFMGHFPSSLGNLTELESLDLSQNKLSSEIPQQLIGLTFLEYLNLSYNHLVGPIPQGGQFSTFEISSFEGNFGLCGSPLPNKCGNNNETQSYETRHESSIVEGFDWKVVVIGYACGLIIGLVIGYFATSRRTIWFLRNFGVHLHR; encoded by the coding sequence ATGTGGAAAATGAATCAATACCTGCCCTTATTCCTTATTGCCTCTTGTTTGTTCTTCATTTCACATTCTCAAACTATTTCTAATACTTCCTCTCAACATCGTTGCCTCCCAGAACAGAGCTCTGCTTTGCTGCAACTGAGGAAAGAATTTGTTGAGGAGAGAACCTATCCTGATGATTACTATGGTGTTTCATATCCAAAGATGAAGTCTTGGAAGGCAGATACTGATTGTTGTTCCAGCTGGGATGGGGTCACATGTGATGCACACAATGGCCACGTCATTGGCTTAGACCTCAGCAACAGCTGGCTTTGTGGGCCTCTCAACTCTAACTGCAGCCTCTTCAGGTTGCGTCATCTTCAAAAACTCGACCTTGCCCTCAACGACTTCTCTTCCTCCACCCCAATCCCATCTGAGTTTGGGCAGCTTGTGAGGTTGACCCATCTTAATCTCTCTCATTCCTTCTTACATGGCCGAATCCCATCAGAAATTTCATGGCTCTCCAATTTGGTTTCACTTGATCTCTCTTCCAATTATTTTGAGTACTCTGTTGGTGCTGATTTTTATGTAACATATTTGAATCTCAGAAGAAATGACCTTGAAGCACTTGTCCAGAACATGACATATTTGAGAGAACTTCATCTAGACGATGTGAACATCTCATCGTCACTGCCTCAATCCCTAGCAAATTTGTCTTCCTTGACTTCTCTTTCTCTACCTTACTGCAATTTGCTTGGCGAATTTCCCTCAGATATTTTCCTACTGCCCAAGATACAAGCCATTGATGTGTCAGGTAACTACAATCTCACTGGTTTTCTTCCCAATTTTCGATCTGGTAGTTCCCTAAAGAAATTGCGTCTTTCCTCCATGAATTTTTCTGGGGAATTGCTCGATGCTATCGGGAACCTTAAGTCCTTGAACTTTTTGGATCTTTCTCAATCCTATTTTTCCAGGGAATTACCCAATTCAATTGGCAACCTTGAATACTTGAGCCATTTGGATCTTTCTAGAACAAATTTTCTTGGGGAATTGCCCAAATCAATCGGCAACCTTAAATCCTTGAGTTACTTGGATCTTAATAGGGCAAATTTTTCTGGGGAATTGCCAAATTCAATTGGCAACCTTAAATCCTTGAGTTATTTGGATCTTTTTGGGGCAAATTTTTCTGGGGAATTACCCAGTTCAATTGGAAAGCTTGAGTCCTTGAATGCTTTATATCTTAGCGGAACAATTTTTTCTGGGAAATTGCCCGATTCAATCGGTAATCTCAGCTCCTTGAATTATTTGGAACTTGGTTCAAGTAAATTTTCAGGGGAAATTCCCCCTTCTATTGGGAACCTATCACAGCTTACTTATCTTTCTCTCGATGGGAGCAATTTTCATGGTCAGCTTCCATCCACATTAGGAAATCTTGCAAAACTCACTTTTCTAGATCTTAGCTATAGCCTTTTCTCTGGGAAAGTACCATCTTCACTGGGAAATCTTACACAACTAGAAAAATTACTCCTTTCATATAACAATTTTGAAGGTAGGTTCCCAGTTTCACTAACAAATATTACCAAACTCACTCAGATAGATATATCAGGAAACCAATTGAAAGGGTCAATTCCATCAGAAATAAGTAGACTTACTAATTTGTCTTTCCTTGGCTTGtcacaaaactcactcacaggGGCTATCCCCTTGGTTTTGTATACAATGCCTTCATTATCTAGACTATATCTAGATCAAAATCAACTTACTGGCCCTCTCCAATTTCAAAACATCTCTTCATCACAATTAAATACCCTATTGTTGAGTGGAAACAAATTGGATGGACCGGTTCCAAGGTCAATTGCCAATTTCACTAAGCTACAAGTGCTATATCTTTCTTCAATCAACCTAAAGGACAAGGTGGAGTTAAACATATTCTTCCAGGTTAAAAAGCTTCAATCTCTTGATCTTTCAGGTAACAATTTGTtggtttcaaaagaaaatatcaattcaACCCACCACAAATTTTTAGATTTGTATTTGTCTTCTTGCAATTTGCGTGAATTCCCTGATTTCctaaaagcccaaaataaattgcaaaatttaGACCTTTCCAACAACAGCATTGAAGGTAAAATACCTAAATGGTTTTGTAATGTTGGAAAAGGGACACTACAAAACCTGAATCTTTCTTTTAACCTTCTCAGCGGTTTTGAACAACCGCTAAAAGTTCTTCcttggaaatttatttattatttagatcTACGTTCCAACATGTTGCAAGGATCACTACCAATTCCCCCATTGTCTACAAGAGTTTATTTTGCCTCAAATAATAATCTAACGAGGAAAATCCCTCAAATGATTTGTATGGTGAATTCCCTTGAAGTCCTTGATATTTCTAACAACCAATTGATTGGTCAGATTCCGCAATGTTTAAGTCACTTTAGCAATTCTCTTTTAGTATTGAACATGAGAAACAATTGCTTTCAAGGAAACTTGCCTAAATCATTCATGAAAGGATGCAGTTTGATGACGCTCGACTTCAGTCACAACCAAATACAGGGGAAGATTCCACAATCATTAGTACAATGTCAAATGCTAGAGGTCTTAAATCTTGGAAATAACAACATTAATGATGCATTCCCCTTCTGGTTGCAGTCTTTGCCAGAGTTACGAATTCTTGTCTTGCGAGCAAATGGATTCCATGGTCCTATATGGACTCCTCATACCAGGTTTGGCTTTTCCAAGTTGCATGTCATTGACCTCTCTCACAACAATTTCTCCGGTAGGTTACCATTAGAATACTTTAAAACTTGGAATGCAATGCTAATGGTCCCTGCCAAAGATAACTCACAACCTGAATACATGGGAAGTCAAATTGATTATTATAAAGATTCAATAACAGTGGTGAATAAGGGGATAGAAATATTTTTGGTAAAGATCTTGACCATCTTCATGGCTATTGATCTCTCCAATAATAGGTTTTATGGAGAAATTCCGAATAGTGTGGGAAACTTAAAGGGACTAATTGTACTCAATTTATCGAGCAATAGCTTCATGGGCCATTTCCCTTCATCGTTAGGGAACCTAACTGAGCTTGAATCTTTGGATCTTTCTCAAAACAAGCTCTCAAGTGAAATCCCTCAACAACTAATAGGTCTTACATTTCTTGAATATTTAAACTTGTCTTACAATCATCTTGTTGGTCCAATTCCACAAGGTGGACAATTTTCGACATTTGAAATTTCCTCTTTTGAGGGAAACTTTGGATTGTGTGGCTCTCCATTGCCAAATAAATGTGGAAATAATAATGAGACACAAAGTTATGAAACAAGGCATGAATCATCAATAGTAGAAGGATTTGATTGGAAAGTGGTTGTGATAGGATATGCTTGCGGATTGATAATTGGACTAGTTATTGGGTATTTTGCCACCTCAAGAAGGACAATttggtttttgagaaattttggagTGCACTTACATAGGTGA